One Methanocaldococcus villosus KIN24-T80 genomic window carries:
- a CDS encoding DUF2209 family protein, with protein sequence MVKVLAIDISGRHHENKEFFRVYAGVLLEIEADRIVHVEKIDVLIKKEESQKLRDILKETIELINKIGGEFEYILCEKGEFFNLPKEQVSSILKRHVIYPRTRGEKEAINIAHHVSYSVRKLLLNEGF encoded by the coding sequence ATGGTTAAGGTATTGGCAATAGATATTTCAGGAAGACATCATGAGAATAAAGAGTTTTTTAGAGTATATGCTGGGGTTTTATTAGAGATAGAAGCAGATAGAATAGTGCATGTTGAAAAGATAGATGTGTTAATTAAAAAAGAGGAGTCTCAAAAATTGAGAGATATTTTAAAAGAGACTATTGAATTAATAAATAAAATTGGTGGAGAGTTTGAATATATTCTATGTGAAAAAGGAGAATTTTTTAATCTTCCAAAAGAGCAAGTTTCATCAATATTAAAGAGGCATGTGATATATCCAAGAACAAGAGGGGAAAAAGAGGCTATTAACATAGCCCACCATGTTTCATACTCTGTTAGAAAGTTATTATTAAATGAGGGTTTTTAA
- a CDS encoding FumA C-terminus/TtdB family hydratase beta subunit, giving the protein MNLNGICKKEVKKFKVGDVIYLNGVIYTARDKAHLKIIDILKNGEDLPFNLNEAIIYHAGPIMRKEGDEWHVVSIGPTTSARMDDIEEEFIKLTNISAIIGKGGMKKELLKIFNEYNVLYLSAPGGCAALLANAVEKVEDVYFLEELGMAEAVWKLRVKNFGPLVVTMDANGNSLYEEVNRRVYERLKTLI; this is encoded by the coding sequence ATGAATCTAAATGGAATATGTAAGAAGGAGGTTAAAAAGTTTAAAGTTGGAGATGTTATTTATTTAAATGGGGTAATATATACTGCTAGAGATAAGGCTCATTTAAAAATAATAGATATATTAAAAAATGGTGAAGATCTTCCATTTAATTTAAATGAAGCAATCATTTACCATGCAGGCCCAATAATGAGAAAAGAAGGAGATGAATGGCATGTTGTATCTATAGGCCCTACAACCTCTGCAAGAATGGATGATATAGAAGAAGAGTTTATAAAATTAACAAATATATCAGCAATTATTGGAAAAGGAGGAATGAAGAAGGAGTTACTAAAGATTTTTAATGAATATAATGTTTTATACCTCTCCGCCCCTGGAGGTTGTGCAGCCCTTTTAGCTAATGCAGTTGAAAAGGTTGAAGATGTTTATTTCTTAGAAGAGTTAGGTATGGCAGAGGCTGTTTGGAAACTTAGGGTTAAGAATTTTGGACCTTTAGTTGTAACTATGGATGCTAATGGAAATAGTTTATATGAAGAAGTGAATAGAAGAGTTTATGAAAGATTAAAAACCCTCATTTAA
- the mfnF gene encoding (4-{4-[2-(gamma-L-glutamylamino)ethyl]phenoxymethyl}furan-2-yl)methanamine synthase, with amino-acid sequence MLGIDIGGANTKIVDIDNNKVYHIYFPIWKMKDRLVDLLKDFSDDKVALVMTAELADCYKTKREGVEDILNKVGSVFKEVYVLDVDGNFLTLDEAKRNYLKVSASNWMASAKFISKFYDNCIFIDMGSTTTDIIPIKDKKILAKKTDLERLMENQLLYVGALRTNLSFLTNRVLFRGKETNISSEYFAITADICRILGKIDENDYSCETPDGGGKDLESCYIRLARVLCADIEMVSKDELYSLAEQFYNKILNLIRENVNKVASRYGIKDVVICGQGEDIIKDALKDYNVISIKEKYGKEISLAFPAFAVGKLLEVEIC; translated from the coding sequence ATGTTAGGTATAGATATAGGAGGAGCTAACACAAAAATAGTTGATATAGATAATAATAAAGTTTATCATATCTACTTTCCAATATGGAAAATGAAAGATAGGTTAGTAGATTTGCTAAAAGATTTTTCAGATGATAAGGTAGCTCTAGTGATGACTGCTGAATTAGCTGACTGTTATAAAACTAAGAGAGAAGGGGTTGAGGATATATTAAATAAGGTAGGAAGTGTTTTTAAAGAAGTTTATGTTTTAGATGTTGATGGAAACTTTTTAACTTTAGATGAAGCTAAAAGGAATTATTTAAAAGTTTCAGCTTCAAATTGGATGGCATCAGCTAAATTTATTAGCAAATTTTATGATAATTGCATATTTATAGACATGGGATCTACAACCACTGATATCATCCCAATAAAAGATAAAAAGATTTTAGCCAAAAAGACTGATTTGGAAAGGTTAATGGAGAATCAGCTGTTGTATGTTGGAGCTTTAAGAACAAATTTATCATTTCTAACAAATAGAGTATTATTTAGAGGTAAAGAGACAAATATTTCATCAGAGTATTTTGCAATAACAGCTGATATTTGTAGAATACTGGGTAAGATTGATGAAAACGACTACTCCTGTGAAACACCTGATGGTGGTGGGAAAGATTTAGAAAGTTGTTATATTAGATTAGCAAGGGTTTTATGTGCTGATATTGAAATGGTTAGCAAGGATGAGTTGTATAGCTTAGCTGAACAGTTTTATAATAAGATATTAAATTTAATAAGAGAGAATGTTAATAAAGTTGCTAGTAGATATGGGATAAAAGATGTAGTCATATGTGGACAAGGAGAAGATATTATAAAAGATGCATTAAAAGATTATAATGTAATATCTATAAAGGAGAAATATGGTAAGGAGATATCTTTAGCTTTCCCAGCATTTGCTGTAGGGAAGCTTTTAGAGGTGGAAATATGCTAA
- a CDS encoding phosphoglycerate kinase: MLTLDDFDFDNRSVILRVDINCPINPESGEILDDKRIREVKDTINELQDAKVVIIAHQSRPGKKDFTSLKNHAKRLSEIIGRDVKFVDEVIGSRAKKEIRDMEKGDIIMLENIRFYSEEVLSDWKNWKGITPKKQANTYIIKTLYPMFNYFVNDAFAAAHRAQPSLVGFSYYMPMIAGRLMEREIRVLSKVLNNPEKPCVYVLGGAKADDSIKVIKNVLENGTADKVLTSGIVANIFLAAKGYDLGVNLEIIKNLKFEKLIEVAKELLDKYRDKIVCPIDIALNVNGKREEMELNGKCINYPINDIGEKTIELYREIISEAKTVVANGPAGVFENKDFAKGTIEILKAIANSKAFSVIGGGHLSAAVEMFGLSDKISYISTGGGATLEFLAGEELPVIEMLKESYKRYKK, translated from the coding sequence ATGCTAACCTTAGATGATTTTGATTTTGATAATAGAAGTGTAATATTGAGGGTAGATATAAATTGTCCAATAAATCCTGAAAGTGGAGAGATATTAGATGATAAAAGGATCAGAGAAGTGAAAGATACTATTAATGAGTTACAAGATGCTAAAGTAGTTATAATAGCTCATCAAAGTAGGCCAGGAAAGAAGGATTTTACATCATTAAAGAATCATGCTAAAAGGTTATCTGAGATTATAGGTAGAGATGTAAAATTTGTAGATGAGGTTATAGGGTCAAGAGCTAAGAAAGAGATAAGAGATATGGAAAAAGGAGATATAATAATGTTAGAAAATATAAGATTCTACTCTGAGGAAGTTTTAAGTGATTGGAAAAATTGGAAAGGAATTACTCCAAAAAAGCAGGCAAATACCTACATTATAAAAACACTTTATCCAATGTTTAACTATTTTGTAAATGATGCCTTTGCAGCAGCTCATAGAGCTCAGCCATCTTTAGTAGGTTTCTCTTACTATATGCCAATGATTGCTGGAAGATTGATGGAGAGGGAAATAAGAGTATTATCAAAGGTTTTAAATAATCCAGAGAAACCATGTGTATATGTTTTAGGTGGAGCTAAGGCAGATGATTCTATCAAGGTTATTAAAAATGTTTTGGAAAATGGTACAGCTGATAAAGTTTTAACTTCAGGAATAGTAGCAAATATATTTTTAGCAGCAAAAGGCTATGATTTAGGTGTGAACTTAGAAATAATAAAAAATCTTAAGTTTGAAAAATTAATTGAAGTAGCTAAAGAGTTATTGGATAAGTATAGAGATAAAATAGTGTGTCCAATAGATATAGCCCTTAATGTGAATGGAAAAAGAGAAGAAATGGAATTAAATGGAAAATGTATTAACTATCCCATAAATGATATTGGAGAAAAAACAATAGAGCTGTATAGAGAAATTATCTCCGAAGCTAAAACAGTTGTTGCTAATGGACCTGCTGGAGTTTTTGAGAATAAAGATTTTGCTAAAGGAACTATAGAAATTTTAAAAGCTATTGCAAATTCAAAAGCTTTCTCTGTTATAGGAGGAGGTCACCTATCAGCTGCAGTTGAGATGTTTGGACTCTCTGATAAGATAAGCTATATAAGCACTGGAGGAGGAGCTACATTAGAATTCTTGGCTGGAGAGGAATTACCTGTAATAGAAATGTTAAAGGAATCTTATAAAAGATATAAAAAATAA
- a CDS encoding methanogenesis marker 2 protein → MLKKIIEEIKNFEGVIRKREIKEVVNIINFIDSDYEFDIIVDYGDDAAVIGIDGKNAILLAADGIWGKLLEADPWWAGYCSVLVNCKDIAAMGGKSIGMTNILSIKDKETCKMVLKGVKDGVKKFGVPMVGGHTHPDAQCNVLDVAITGIAKRDKILRSDNAKVGDRIIFAYDLDGRLYDKFPLNWDTTTMKSKKIVRAQMDVLIDIAENNLANSCKDISNPGAIGTLGMLLEVSKKGGVVDLLKIPKPDNIDLKHWLKVYPGSGYVLTARKENVNEIKKLFEDVGMTAEDCGEIIKDRKLYLKYKDEKDIVFDFEKEYISGC, encoded by the coding sequence ATGTTAAAGAAAATAATTGAAGAGATAAAGAACTTTGAAGGAGTAATTAGGAAAAGAGAGATTAAGGAAGTAGTGAATATAATAAATTTTATTGATAGTGATTATGAGTTTGATATCATTGTTGATTATGGAGATGATGCAGCAGTTATAGGGATAGATGGAAAAAATGCTATACTATTGGCTGCTGATGGAATTTGGGGTAAATTATTAGAAGCAGATCCATGGTGGGCAGGATATTGTTCAGTTTTAGTTAATTGTAAAGATATAGCTGCAATGGGTGGAAAAAGTATTGGAATGACAAATATTTTAAGTATAAAAGATAAAGAAACTTGTAAAATGGTATTGAAAGGAGTAAAAGATGGAGTTAAAAAATTTGGAGTGCCAATGGTTGGAGGGCATACTCATCCAGATGCACAGTGCAATGTTTTAGATGTTGCTATAACAGGAATAGCTAAGAGAGACAAGATATTGAGAAGTGATAATGCTAAAGTTGGAGATAGAATAATTTTTGCTTATGATTTAGATGGAAGATTGTATGACAAATTTCCACTAAATTGGGACACAACTACAATGAAATCAAAAAAGATCGTTAGAGCACAGATGGATGTTCTAATAGACATTGCAGAAAACAATTTAGCTAATTCTTGTAAAGACATTAGTAATCCTGGAGCTATTGGTACGTTGGGAATGTTACTTGAGGTCTCTAAAAAAGGTGGAGTAGTTGATTTATTAAAGATCCCTAAGCCTGATAATATAGATTTAAAACATTGGCTTAAAGTTTATCCAGGAAGTGGGTATGTATTAACAGCAAGGAAAGAAAATGTTAATGAAATAAAAAAACTCTTTGAAGATGTAGGAATGACAGCTGAAGACTGTGGAGAGATTATAAAAGATAGAAAACTTTATTTAAAATATAAAGATGAAAAAGATATTGTTTTTGACTTTGAAAAGGAGTATATTTCAGGATGCTAA
- the hemC gene encoding hydroxymethylbilane synthase, translating to MIVGTRGSKLALCQTEKVVNELKKLGYDVNIKIIKTTGDKILDKKLSDIGIGVFTKELDLALLNNEIDIAVHSYKDIPTVWHDELTVAAVLKRDSPYDLMIWRKDVKDIKVIGTSSQRRRAFLKELYPNAEFKLLRGNVDTRLRKLRDKMYDAIVLAEAGIERLKIDLSEFNYKRLNILPAPAQGIIAVACRKGDREIINILKKINHEESYLLAECERAALRAFGGGCLEPFGALAEYKDNILYLKAKTIKKEALGRVRCKIDDIKMARQLGEDIGRILAS from the coding sequence ATGATTGTTGGAACAAGGGGTAGTAAATTAGCTCTTTGTCAGACTGAAAAAGTAGTTAATGAATTAAAAAAATTAGGATATGATGTGAATATAAAGATAATAAAAACTACAGGGGATAAAATATTGGATAAAAAACTTTCAGATATTGGTATTGGAGTTTTTACAAAAGAGTTAGACTTAGCTTTGTTAAATAATGAGATAGATATTGCTGTTCATAGCTATAAGGATATTCCTACAGTTTGGCATGATGAATTAACTGTTGCTGCAGTGTTAAAGAGGGATAGCCCATATGACTTAATGATCTGGAGAAAAGATGTGAAAGATATTAAGGTTATTGGAACTTCTAGTCAAAGAAGAAGAGCTTTTTTAAAGGAATTATATCCAAATGCAGAGTTTAAGCTATTAAGGGGGAATGTGGATACAAGGTTAAGGAAGCTTAGAGATAAAATGTATGATGCTATTGTTTTAGCTGAAGCTGGAATTGAGAGGTTAAAAATAGATTTAAGTGAATTTAATTATAAGAGATTAAATATCCTTCCCGCTCCTGCTCAAGGGATAATAGCTGTTGCATGTAGAAAAGGAGATAGAGAGATAATAAATATATTAAAAAAGATAAATCATGAGGAGAGTTATCTACTAGCTGAATGTGAAAGAGCTGCATTAAGGGCATTTGGTGGAGGATGTTTAGAACCTTTTGGAGCTTTAGCTGAATATAAGGATAATATTTTATATTTAAAAGCTAAAACTATTAAAAAAGAGGCTCTTGGAAGGGTTAGATGCAAAATTGATGATATTAAAATGGCTAGACAGTTGGGTGAAGATATAGGAAGAATATTAGCATCCTGA
- a CDS encoding replication factor C large subunit → MNWIEKYRPKSLKDVVGHEKVKERLRNWIESYIRGEKQKPILLYGPPGCGKTTMAYALANDYNFDVIELNASDNRSASIIKRIVGQSAVSSSIFGKRFLVILDEVDGISGKEDAGGVGEIIKIIKKAKNPIILTANDAYAPSLRNLLQHVEVIELKPLTTTQILNVLKKIAEKENLNVDEKTLRFIAQRSAGDLRSAINDLEALALSNDLSYEAAQTLADRNREANIFDALRVILKTTKYGIASMALMNVDETPDVIIEWIAENVPKEYEKIEEIEKAFDYLSKADMFLGRAVRKQNYSFWKYAGTLMTAGVALAKDEKYRKFTPYSYPKIFRLLSKTKADREIIKKILKKIGEKTHCSTKRARFDLEALKIIAKENKELAADLVKYFEIKEDELKALLGEELASEIIKIIKKRKKEDKKIKKKEEVKKEKEAKKETKEEKKEENKKEKEKKEKPKQMTLDVFFK, encoded by the coding sequence ATGAACTGGATTGAAAAATATAGACCAAAGTCTTTAAAAGATGTTGTTGGACATGAGAAAGTTAAAGAAAGGCTTAGGAATTGGATTGAAAGCTACATAAGAGGAGAAAAGCAAAAACCTATATTATTATATGGCCCTCCTGGATGTGGAAAAACTACTATGGCATATGCTTTAGCTAATGATTATAACTTTGATGTAATAGAGCTGAATGCAAGTGATAATAGAAGTGCATCTATAATAAAAAGGATTGTTGGACAATCAGCAGTTTCTTCTTCTATATTTGGTAAGAGATTTTTAGTTATTTTAGATGAAGTTGATGGTATCTCTGGAAAAGAGGATGCTGGTGGAGTTGGAGAGATAATTAAGATAATAAAAAAGGCAAAAAATCCTATAATACTGACTGCCAATGATGCCTATGCTCCATCTTTAAGGAATCTTTTACAACATGTAGAGGTTATTGAACTTAAGCCATTAACCACTACACAGATATTAAATGTTTTAAAAAAGATAGCTGAAAAAGAAAACTTAAATGTTGATGAAAAAACTTTAAGATTTATAGCACAAAGATCTGCTGGAGATTTAAGATCAGCTATAAATGACCTTGAAGCTTTAGCCCTTTCCAATGATTTATCATATGAAGCTGCACAAACATTGGCTGATAGAAATAGAGAAGCTAATATTTTTGATGCATTAAGGGTAATATTGAAAACTACAAAATATGGAATTGCTTCAATGGCTTTAATGAATGTTGATGAAACCCCTGATGTTATTATTGAATGGATAGCTGAGAATGTACCAAAGGAATATGAAAAGATAGAAGAGATTGAAAAAGCTTTTGACTATCTTTCTAAGGCTGATATGTTTTTAGGAAGAGCTGTTAGAAAGCAAAATTATAGTTTTTGGAAATATGCTGGAACTTTAATGACTGCTGGTGTGGCTTTAGCTAAAGATGAAAAATATAGAAAATTCACACCCTACAGCTATCCAAAGATATTTAGGCTATTATCTAAGACAAAAGCTGATAGAGAAATTATTAAAAAGATATTAAAGAAGATAGGGGAAAAAACACACTGTTCAACAAAAAGAGCTAGATTTGACTTAGAAGCTCTAAAAATAATAGCTAAGGAAAATAAAGAGTTAGCTGCTGATTTAGTTAAATATTTTGAAATAAAAGAGGATGAATTAAAAGCATTATTAGGAGAAGAGCTTGCATCAGAAATTATAAAAATAATTAAAAAAAGAAAAAAGGAAGATAAGAAAATAAAAAAGAAAGAAGAAGTTAAAAAGGAAAAAGAAGCTAAAAAAGAAACTAAAGAAGAGAAAAAAGAAGAAAATAAAAAAGAAAAGGAGAAAAAGGAAAAACCTAAGCAAATGACTTTAGATGTATTTTTTAAATAG
- a CDS encoding uroporphyrinogen-III synthase, whose amino-acid sequence MKVVITRPKERAEYFKKLLENSGFEPIIFPTLELKYNEDIEVDIKGYDGVIFTSPSGVRGLYKIVKNRDALKDKIVAVIGEKTGKEVEKYFNKKPDIMPNTYTAEALLEELRKYKNLKFLIPTTPATRDVLKNNLNADLIYVYQSIEPEGLKERVEQLKEILKNEKFILTFTSSLTAKNFLKYVDNEFRELIKKNYIVAIGPITAKTIEEFGFKALIPKKYTIEGMLEVIKNVRL is encoded by the coding sequence ATGAAAGTTGTTATAACAAGACCTAAAGAGAGGGCTGAATATTTTAAAAAGCTTTTAGAAAACTCTGGATTTGAACCTATAATTTTTCCTACTTTAGAGTTAAAATATAATGAAGATATAGAAGTTGATATAAAAGGATATGATGGAGTTATCTTCACATCTCCAAGTGGTGTTAGGGGGTTGTATAAAATAGTTAAAAATAGAGATGCTTTAAAAGATAAGATTGTTGCTGTTATAGGAGAAAAAACTGGAAAGGAGGTGGAGAAGTATTTTAATAAAAAACCTGATATAATGCCAAATACATACACTGCTGAAGCCCTATTAGAAGAGCTTAGAAAATACAAAAATTTAAAATTTCTTATCCCTACAACACCAGCTACAAGGGATGTTCTAAAAAATAATCTAAATGCTGATCTTATATATGTTTATCAATCAATTGAACCTGAAGGTTTGAAAGAGAGAGTGGAGCAGTTAAAAGAAATATTAAAAAATGAGAAATTTATTTTAACTTTCACATCTAGCCTTACAGCTAAGAACTTTTTAAAATATGTGGATAATGAGTTTAGAGAATTAATTAAAAAGAATTATATAGTAGCTATTGGGCCAATAACTGCTAAAACTATAGAAGAATTTGGATTTAAAGCTTTAATTCCTAAAAAATATACAATTGAAGGGATGCTGGAGGTTATTAAGAATGTGAGATTATGA
- a CDS encoding HIT family protein: MCIFCKIANKEIPAKIVYEDDYVVSFLDINPRSKGHTLVIPKRHYKTFDEMDDEYLCHLMKGVKETIKILKKLNFDGYNIVNNNGRAAGQEIEHVHIHIIPRYEGDEAIKFGEVKKIDLDEVYKILIG; encoded by the coding sequence ATGTGCATATTTTGTAAAATAGCTAATAAAGAAATTCCTGCTAAGATAGTTTATGAAGATGACTATGTTGTTTCTTTCTTAGATATAAATCCAAGAAGTAAAGGGCATACTTTAGTAATTCCAAAGAGGCATTATAAAACCTTTGATGAGATGGATGATGAATATCTCTGCCACTTAATGAAAGGTGTAAAAGAGACTATAAAAATTCTAAAGAAACTGAATTTTGATGGATACAATATTGTTAATAATAATGGAAGAGCTGCAGGGCAAGAGATAGAGCATGTCCATATCCACATAATTCCAAGGTATGAGGGAGATGAAGCTATAAAATTTGGAGAAGTTAAAAAGATAGATTTAGATGAGGTTTATAAAATATTAATAGGGTGA
- the truD gene encoding tRNA pseudouridine(13) synthase TruD, with amino-acid sequence MFNIIKERKNESRKNLLEKVKRFRLRFRDKRIENYLKSMPLNMNKYLTNLYTGGVIKKYVEDFIVEEITKDGVILEVGKSVGFKDVEDWKGNYIHFTLEKVNWSTIDAIREIANRVNKPRKHFGFAGNKDKFAITTQRVGCFNVRLEDLKRVKIKGIVLRDFQKVNWKIKLGDLWGNRFTIRVREPEVKGEKLRETLKKAKNEYKIFLNYYGIQRFGDKRPITHIVGRFIIERDWESAFHLYCGTPLPYDDDKSKFARRLIDEGEYRLAYKKFPKVFFYERKMIKAYLESDSYEKAFLILPPYLRCMFINAYQSYLFNEIINRRYEYGFEKLEGDILVDSYPSGALFGYKTKFASGLQGEIEREIYEEEGLKPEDFKIGKFGSFIGDRRAMISKIYNLTYEIEDNSYILKFCLKKGCYATSVLREFLDRR; translated from the coding sequence ATGTTCAATATAATTAAAGAGAGAAAGAATGAAAGTAGAAAGAACCTGCTGGAGAAAGTTAAAAGATTTAGATTAAGGTTTAGAGATAAGAGGATAGAAAATTATCTTAAAAGCATGCCATTAAATATGAATAAGTATCTAACTAACTTATATACTGGAGGGGTTATAAAAAAGTATGTAGAAGATTTTATTGTTGAGGAAATTACAAAAGATGGGGTTATATTAGAGGTAGGAAAGAGTGTAGGGTTTAAGGATGTTGAAGATTGGAAGGGAAATTATATACACTTTACTTTAGAAAAAGTTAATTGGAGTACAATAGATGCTATAAGAGAGATAGCCAATAGGGTAAATAAACCAAGAAAACATTTTGGTTTTGCAGGAAATAAAGATAAATTTGCTATAACAACCCAAAGAGTTGGCTGTTTTAATGTTAGATTAGAAGATTTAAAAAGAGTAAAAATTAAGGGAATTGTATTAAGAGATTTTCAAAAGGTTAATTGGAAAATAAAATTAGGAGACCTGTGGGGAAATAGATTTACAATAAGGGTTAGAGAACCAGAAGTTAAAGGAGAAAAGTTGAGAGAGACTTTAAAAAAAGCTAAAAATGAATATAAAATATTTTTAAACTATTATGGTATTCAAAGATTTGGGGATAAAAGACCAATAACTCATATAGTTGGCAGATTTATTATAGAGAGGGATTGGGAATCAGCTTTTCATCTATACTGTGGCACACCTTTACCATATGATGATGACAAATCAAAATTTGCTAGGAGGTTGATTGATGAAGGGGAATATAGGTTAGCATATAAAAAATTTCCAAAAGTATTTTTTTATGAAAGAAAAATGATAAAAGCTTATTTGGAAAGTGATAGTTATGAAAAAGCTTTTCTAATCTTACCCCCATATTTAAGGTGTATGTTTATTAATGCATACCAATCTTATCTATTTAATGAGATAATAAATAGGAGATATGAATATGGGTTTGAAAAATTAGAGGGGGATATTTTAGTTGATAGTTATCCTTCAGGAGCACTTTTTGGATATAAAACAAAATTTGCTTCTGGTTTGCAAGGAGAAATTGAAAGAGAGATTTATGAAGAAGAAGGATTAAAACCAGAAGATTTTAAAATTGGAAAATTTGGATCATTTATTGGAGATAGAAGGGCAATGATTAGTAAGATATATAACTTAACATATGAAATTGAAGATAATAGCTATATTTTAAAATTCTGCCTAAAAAAAGGATGTTATGCTACATCTGTTTTAAGAGAGTTTCTTGATAGAAGATAA
- a CDS encoding selenouridine synthase SelU-like subunit, translating to MDEDILARLITFDKDVVLAIVLDSGKKMITDGEKILAGKIGGDLASFIIKEAKHIKSPTVKEFNNHKIYFEKINIDKFLGSLDKSFLRDVINVSELMTLKNYILVDVRSPREFKEGTIEGAINIPLFLDDEHELIGKTYKEMGKDKAIDLAINIVEKGLKRILNEAKKLDRDKTIVVFCARGGLRSQVMALIFKLLGFKVKRLLGGYKAYKLSSIKKLS from the coding sequence ATGGATGAGGATATATTGGCGAGATTAATAACATTTGATAAAGATGTGGTTTTAGCAATAGTATTAGATAGTGGAAAGAAAATGATAACTGATGGAGAAAAAATATTAGCTGGAAAAATTGGAGGAGATTTAGCATCTTTTATAATAAAAGAAGCTAAACATATAAAATCTCCAACAGTTAAGGAGTTTAATAATCATAAAATCTATTTTGAGAAGATAAATATAGATAAATTTTTAGGTAGTTTAGACAAGAGTTTTTTAAGAGATGTTATTAATGTTAGTGAATTAATGACATTAAAAAATTATATATTGGTAGATGTAAGATCTCCAAGAGAATTTAAAGAAGGGACAATTGAAGGGGCAATAAATATACCACTATTCTTAGATGATGAGCATGAACTTATTGGGAAAACTTATAAAGAAATGGGTAAAGATAAGGCTATAGATCTAGCTATCAATATTGTTGAAAAAGGTTTAAAGAGAATATTAAATGAGGCAAAAAAGTTAGATAGGGATAAAACTATTGTTGTTTTTTGTGCAAGAGGTGGTTTAAGAAGTCAGGTTATGGCATTGATATTTAAACTTTTGGGTTTTAAAGTTAAAAGGTTATTAGGTGGTTATAAGGCTTATAAGTTATCTTCTATCAAGAAACTCTCTTAA
- a CDS encoding selenouridine synthase SelU-like subunit, with protein MIIFGLFGKTGCGKTEILRELKKMGHSVIDIEDIAKTKGSVLGDLYHLKMRSQEEFDKIINEEIKKAEKRGYVIVEYEGRKIGGVKKLEIPKIFAEVKNYNYKILIDCPYECQIRRLLELYKPKNEWEKEILKSRFLILKNSLKKEEILGAIDKIIELIDREEYLEAVKLAEERIYRVHYLRAIKKITPDLIVYNKDVKKSAEIIDDFVKKKLREIYG; from the coding sequence ATGATAATCTTTGGACTTTTTGGAAAAACAGGTTGTGGTAAGACAGAGATATTGAGAGAATTAAAGAAAATGGGGCATAGTGTTATTGATATAGAAGATATTGCTAAAACTAAAGGAAGTGTTTTAGGAGATTTATATCATCTAAAAATGAGGAGTCAAGAAGAGTTTGATAAAATAATTAATGAAGAAATAAAAAAAGCTGAAAAAAGAGGTTATGTGATAGTTGAATATGAAGGAAGAAAGATAGGAGGGGTAAAAAAGTTAGAAATTCCAAAAATATTTGCTGAAGTTAAGAATTACAATTATAAGATTTTAATAGATTGTCCATATGAATGTCAAATTAGAAGATTGTTAGAATTATACAAACCAAAGAATGAATGGGAAAAGGAAATATTAAAAAGTAGGTTTTTAATATTAAAGAACAGTTTAAAAAAAGAAGAGATATTGGGGGCAATAGATAAAATAATTGAATTAATAGATAGAGAAGAGTATTTGGAAGCTGTAAAATTAGCTGAAGAGAGAATATATAGGGTTCATTACTTAAGAGCTATTAAAAAAATCACACCTGACCTTATTGTATATAATAAAGATGTAAAAAAATCAGCTGAAATTATAGATGATTTTGTCAAAAAGAAGCTAAGGGAAATTTATGGATGA